The following are encoded together in the Salvia hispanica cultivar TCC Black 2014 chromosome 6, UniMelb_Shisp_WGS_1.0, whole genome shotgun sequence genome:
- the LOC125195059 gene encoding uncharacterized protein LOC125195059, with translation MREDAVGKPGYTPIQKCTAAIRQLAYGGAADMFDEYLHIGESTARECLEFFCQGVREIFGDTSSEAYPPRLPGFDDYARESAWVSENVGQHRLYALGMEELPIRLERVVHNRFQEQESHDSGSNSDINVLQSSPLLNDQELGVGPAVSFVANGNQHNMGYYLADEIYPMWPVFVKTIRCATEDRKNILRVVRRQRARMWSGHLVCSRVDGRTAELLESGNSSDGVGG, from the exons ATGAGAGAGGATGCGGTTGGTAAACCCGGCTACACGCCCATTCAGAAGTGCACTGCCGCAATCAGGCAGCTGGCATACGGAGGTGcggccgacatgttcgacgagtacctccacatcggcgAGTCGACTGCCCGCGAATGTCTGGAGTTTTTTTGTCAAGGCGTTAGGGAGATATTCGGGGATACCTCTTCGGAAGCCTACCCCCCAAGACTGCCAGGATTTGATGACTATGCACGGGAGTCAGCATGGGTTTCCGAGAATGTTGGGCAGCATAGACTGTATGCATTGGGAATGGAAGAACTGCCCATCCGCCTGGAAAGGGTTGTACACAACCGGTTTCAAGAGCAAGAATCCCACGATT CCGGTTCGAACAGCGACATCAATGTCCTGCAGTCGTCCCCCCTTTTGAACGACCAAGAACTTGGTGTTGGTCCGGCTGTCAGTTTcgtcgccaacggcaaccagcACAACATGGGTTACTATTTGGCAGATGAGATTTATCCTATGTGGCCCGTCTtcgtgaagacgatcagatgcgCAACAGAAGATAGGAAGAATATATTGCGAGTCGTCAGGAGGcagcgcgcaaggatgtggagcgggcatttggtgtgctccagagtCGATGGGAG AACTGCAGAGCTCTTGGAATCAGGCAATAGCTCTGACGGTGTCGGCGGCTAG
- the LOC125197358 gene encoding uncharacterized protein LOC125197358, producing the protein MAALICFPPSLSSLSTNTIPKLSTPSSFSNTRCFFPHKAPCLSNFVARAYNWGNSEYDDDDNGKYTKEDYDSIEIEIVKTGNNSRRIRSKVRIQASLQAVWDILTDYEGLADFIPGLAVSKLLEKTDNFVRLFQIGQQNLAFGLKFDAKGTIDCVEKDLEILPIGQRRDIEFKMVEGDFQIFQGKWSVEQVDICLHSFSM; encoded by the exons atggCTGCATTAATCTGTTTTCCTccatctctctcatctctttCTACGAATACAATTCCCAAATTATCCACTCCATCATCCTTCTCAAACACCAGATGCTTTTTTCCACACAAAGCCCCTTGCCTCTCCAATTTTGTTGCCAG GGCTTATAATTGGGGCAATTCCgaatatgatgatgatgataatggCAAGTATACAAAAGAAGATTATGACAGCATTGAGATTGAAATAGTGAAGACTGGCAACAACAGCCGGAGAATTAGATCAAAAGTAAGGATCCAAGCCAGCCTACAGGCTGTTTGGGATATATTGACTGATTATGAAGGCTTAGCAGACTTCATTCCTGGCCTAGCAGTCAGCAAGTTGCTTGAGAAGACCGATAATTTTGTTCGCCTTTTTCAG ATTGGTCAGCAGAATTTAGCTTTTGGGCTCAAATTCGACGCAAAAGGTACTATTGACTGTGTTGAGAAGGATCTTGAAATTCTTCCAATTGGGCAGAGGCGTGATATTGAGTTCAAGATGGTTGAAGGTGATTTCCAGATCTTTCAAGGAAAGTGGTCTGTTGAACAGGTTGATATATGTTTGCATTCATTTTCTATGTGA
- the LOC125195060 gene encoding protein FAR1-RELATED SEQUENCE 1-like — translation MSTLENIEVFKVSDARKKTFTVIHEIETESYDCECKLFVRCGYLCSHLSFLLKNKDVNNIPEKYVGNRWLKSELLKAVHGLTSDESASDKGSSSVDKNDSIKNIYGIDVLEEITAHAPNVVSTKGGASDKKSRIKSSIEKAIEKTNKLHRRCGKCHKVTDHNARSCGRK, via the exons ATGTCCACTTTGGAGAACATCGAGGTATTTAAAGTTTCTGATGCTAGAAAGAAGACCTTCACAGTTATACATGAGATAGAGACTGAGTCATATGATTGTGAGTGTAAACTATTTGTAAGGTGTGGTTATCTATGCAGCCACCTTTCCTTCCTCCTCAAAAACAAAGATGTCAACAATATTCCAGAGAAGTATGTTGGTAACCGGTGGCTGAAAAGTGAATTGTTGAAGGCAGTTCATGGTCTCACGAGTGATGAAAGTGCGTCTGACAAAG GATCTTCATCAgttgataaaaatgattcaatcaAGAATATATATGGTATTGATGTACTTGAAGAAATAACTGCACATGCTCCAAATGTGGTTAGTACAAAGGGAGGTGCAAGTGACAAGAAAAGCAGGATTAAGTCGAGCATAGAGAAAGcaattgaaaaaacaaataaacttcATAGGCGTTGTGGAAAGTGTCATAAAGTGACTGATCATAATGCCAGAAGTTGTGGCAGAAAGTAG